Proteins co-encoded in one Yamadazyma tenuis chromosome 1, complete sequence genomic window:
- a CDS encoding uncharacterized protein (EggNog:ENOG503PESY), with protein MDANYTQVTLIANTVYIYMVLLFAYIVSGVIIYGVKEYRMSAKDRAGSISSQKAARANWSENQDARKRGDSYPEDEKDLEALGSLNRIVAEPIVAPSMSLSQSSQSTTESVSASEFVEEIEEFKRIRIIYDEVNSSETKSISEYLHQPLRNNKIVYSMKDLHDIQMEMEREFKQSDNLSKSKVIKLSKVLSFRSIIPKTETPSVFLNNKSINKIKYDLVDSKGLDLASKMLSLFQFVSMGVNDNNNNYFLNSFNELVEYVTDTGILFELLEKITSPSLKELMVDMILNYCWKHWNQHGEANGKVIQSRTIIFRILCNLKIGVSSIESWGPSRSRNRIEFKVQTIMREITKRAKCNDYLELIPMISQAVEIIEAVSLKFIFYDMLLIILKSHHKCCMHDYLLDTHTDLKEVVQHGFWYKHERKLVAKTQEIFDFLVAVNGQIYSWYTEILQGRIYVSSASGVGPLMRDIPSEYKPTPPGGWKFVRK; from the coding sequence ATGGATGCAAATTACACCCAAGTGACTTTGATAGCAAATACCGTGTACATATACATGGTATTGTTGTTTGCATATATTGTGAGCGGTGTCATTATCTACGGGGTGAAAGAGTATCGGATGTCTGCTAAAGATAGAGCTGGATCCATCTCTAGCCAGAAGGCTGCAAGGGCCAATTGGAGTGAAAATCAAGATGCTCGAAAACGGGGAGACAGCTATccagaagatgaaaaagattTAGAAGCTTTGGGATCTCTCAACCGGATTGTAGCAGAGCCTATAGTCGCTCCTTCAATGTCTTTAAGCCAGTCTAGCCAGTCCACCACTGAACTGGTTTCCGCATctgagtttgtggaagaGATAGAGGAATTCAAGAGAATCAGAATCATATACGACGAAGTCAACTCTAGTGAAACAAAGTCCATTTCCGAATACCTTCACCAGCCTCTCAGGAACAACAAAATTGTCTACAGTATGAAAGACCTCCATGATATTCAAATGGAGATGGAACGGGAGTTCAAGCAGAGTGACAACCTTTCCAAATCGAAGGTAATCAAGTTATCAAAAGTGTTACTGTTCCGTCTGATCATCCCCAAGACAGAAACACCCAGTGTCTTCTTAAACAACAAGctgatcaacaaaatcaaataTGATTTGGTGGATCTGAAAGgtttggacttggccaGTAAAATGCTTCTGCTTTTCCAGTTTGTGTCCATGGGTGTCAATGATAACAATAACAACtacttcttgaactcgtttAACGAGCTTGTTGAGTACGTCACAGACACGGGGATTTTGTTTGAActcttggagaagatcACCAGCCCAAGTCTTAAGGAGTTAATGGTGGACATGATCTTAAACTACTGCTGGAAGCACTGGAATCAGCACGGAGAGGCTAATGGGAAGGTTATCCAAAGCCGTACAATCATTTTCCGGATATTGTGCAATTTGAAAATCGGTGTCAGCTCTATCGAGAGCTGGGGGCCTTCCCGATCAAGAAATCGAATCGAGTTCAAGGTCCAAACCATCATGCgagaaatcaccaaaagaGCCAAGTGCAATGATTACTTGGAACTCATACCCATGATCTCGCAGGCGGTGGAGATCATAGAGGCGGTGAGCTTAAAGTTCATTTTCTACGATATGCTTCTTATTATTCTCAAGCTGCACCACAAGTGCTGCATGCACGACTACTTGTTGGACACCCACACCgatttgaaagaagtgGTTCAACATGGGTTTTGGTACAAACATGAGCGCAAGCTCGTTGCAAAGACCCAGGAaatttttgattttctcgTGGCTGTCAACGGACAGATTTATAGTTGGTACACTGAAATCTTACAGGGGAGAATCTACGTCTCAAGTGCCTCAGGTGTGGGTCCTTTGATGAGAGATATCCCCAGTGAGTACAAGCCGACACCTCCGGGGGGCTGGAAATTTGTCAGGAAGTAA
- the COX15 gene encoding Cytochrome c oxidase assembly protein cox15 (EggNog:ENOG503NWB3; COG:O), which translates to MFKSKLYFTGNSIFHGLKVSKLLRSQRTFFSANQAFNFKSYSTASLRAAGNSTPLTTKIPKQFPAISNKGVSYWLFGTSTLVFGIVVLGGLTRLTESGLSITEWKPITGAIPPLNQADWESEFIKYKDSPEFKQLNSHITLDEFKFIFYMEWSHRLVGRCIGMFFILPAIYFWSSKKISPHMRYRLVGLTALLGLQGAIGWWMVKSGLDEQQLMERQSKPTVSQYRLTTHLAAAFVMYLGVLWSGFEILTENKLLSQAKVDPEYVKTLLSKLGSPKLNGIRTMAWALLTLTFFTAMSGGMVAGLDAGLIYNTFPHMGDDYLPSYNELMSDTFARKEDHSDLFWRNIFENPTTVQLVHRIMATSTFFAVLAAHTYSLKYRTIIPRPAMRALGGMMGLVTLQATLGISTLIYLVPIPLAALHQAGALALLTGCLSFCARLKRVRPQAANQILKALKNTT; encoded by the coding sequence ATGTTCAAGTCGAAGTTGTACTTCACCGGTAACTCCATCTTCCATGGACTTAAGGTTAGCAAGCTCTTGCGACTGCAAAGAACTTTTTTTTCGGCCAACCAAGCTTTCAATTTTAAGAGTTACTCGACTGCCTCTCTCAGAGCCGCTGGTAACTCAACCCCATTAACCACAAAAATCCCCAAACAATTTCCCGCCATTTCGAACAAGGGTGTAAGCTACTGGCTCTTCGGAACGTCCACTTTGGTGTTCGGGATCGTGGTGTTGGGAGGTTTGACCAGATTGACCGAGTCTGGATTATCTATCACTGAATGGAAACCAATCACTGGGGCAATACCTCCATTGAACCAAGCTGATTGGGAATCTGAGTTCATAAAGTACAAGGATTCGCCCGAgttcaagcagttgaatTCACACATCACCTTGGATGAGTTCAAATTTATTTTCTACATGGAGTGGAGTCATAGACTTGTCGGGAGATGTATTGGGATGTTTTTCATCTTACCTGCCATCTACTTCTGGTCCTCCAAGAAAATCTCTCCGCATATGAGATACAGGCTCGTGGGGTTGACAGCATTATTGGGGCTACAAGGAGCCATCGGGTGGTGGATGGTGAAGTCTGGTTTGGATGAGCAACAATTAATGGAAAGACAATCAAAACCCACGGTTTCTCAATACAGATTAACCACCCATTTAGCTGCTGCTTTTGTCATGTACTTGGGGGTATTGTGGTCCGGGTTTGAGATTTTGACCGAGAACAAATTGTTGAGTCAGGCCAAAGTTGATCCTGAGTATGTGAAGACCTtactttccaagttgggCTCCCCAAAGTTGAATGGCATTAGAACCATGGCTTGGGCTTTGTTGACCCtcaccttcttcacagCGATGTCAGGAGGAATGGTTGCTGGTTTGGACGCTGGTTTAATATATAATACTTTTCCTCATATGGGAGATGATTACCTTCCCAGCTATAATGAATTGATGTCTGATACATTTGCTCGGAAAGAAGATCATTCTGACTTGTTTTGGAGAAATATTTTTGAAAACCCCACCACCGTTCAGTTGGTCCACAGAATCATGGCCACCTCCACCTTTTTTGCCGTGCTAGCAGCCCATACCTATTCCCTTAAGTATAGAACAATCATTCCCAGACCGGCAATGAGGGCTCTAGGTGGAATGATGGGTCTAGTAACCTTACAAGCTACTTTGGGTATATCTACCTTGATTTACCTCGTTCCAATACCTTTGGCAGCTTTGCATCAAGCTGGTGCCTTGGCCCTTTTAACAGGTTGCCTTTCCTTTTGTGCTAGGCTTAAAAGAGTGAGACCTCAAGCCGCTAACCAGATCCTAAAAGCtttgaaaaacaccacttga
- a CDS encoding uncharacterized protein (EggNog:ENOG503NTVI; COG:S; BUSCO:EOG09263H0Y) yields the protein MLELNIPGNSKQKSGYAHSADVSDHEAYEQIIDMVKIPWVLEKFMGLGLMICTNSFLTLFTLVPIRIVVITFMAVQSTISEKSYTWQLISQKFRSVRRDVLTVVLILLSLSVLSLPPIDISKIYHDVRRQAQIKLYVTFGVLEVADKLCSSIGQNILGITFDLIESPPTRKNYFSTVLFFLGSVAYLCLHAYVLLYQTVSLNVAANSYSNALLTLLFSNQFSELRGSVFKKFDREGLFQLSMADLTERFQLSLMLGMITLRNILQLNSIGSGMIPSSWQTWNKWFGALFGPSIVVLGSEILVDWLKHCYISKFNRIKPRVYYNFIYVLALDYVEVFSSSSHKTSGEYELSDYTILTRRIGLPLLATTVCYLRMSLGNFVTLFTVETSSTVYSVLSSVLLMSVTFVILLLLRLMLGIALLKVTNAIKVNHENKLDEVHDSILETSELMIPEHVDANSTFPSIQLSPTPSLLLRREGLLPEAEDLNTTPLSPLSPVSPQSPIPKTAADISFLPGLPNTEMSTINPATREFLYDNNENIPPTPEEKRNKDFIEKFETSYDEGLGEVQRYEMSSKRIW from the coding sequence atgttggagttgaacaTTCCAGGTAATTCCAAACAAAAGTCCGGTTACGCCCATCTGGCAGATGTGTCAGATCATGAAGCATATGAACAGATCATCGATATGGTCAAAATTCCATGGGTGCTCGAAAAGTTCATGGGGTTGGGACTTATGATCTGTACCAACTCATTCTTAACGTTGTTTACGTTGGTTCCCATTAGAATAGTGGTGATCACGTTCATGGCTGTTCAATCAACCATAAGCGAAAAACTGTACACTTGGCAATTGATATCACAAAAGTTCAGGTCCGTCCGAAGAGACGTGTTGACGGTGGTACTTATACTCCTTTCATTACTGGTATTGTCGCTTCCTCCAATTGATATTTCCAAAATCTACCACGACGTGAGACGTCAAGCTCAGATCAAGTTGTATGTGACGTTTGGAGTTTTGGAGGTGGCCGATAAGCTTTGCTCTTCAATCGGTCAAAATATCTTGGGGATAACGTTTGACCTTATTGAATCGCCTCCCACTCGTAAGAACTACTTTAGCACCGtgcttttcttcttgggctCCGTCGCTTACTTGTGTTTACATGCCTACGTCTTGCTCTATCAAACGGTTTCTTTGAACGTGGCTGCCAATTCGTATTCGAATGCGTTGCTTACGTTGTTGTTTTCCAACCAGTTCTCCGAGTTAAGAGGTTCtgtgttcaagaaatttgATAGAGAAGGGTTGTTCCAACTCTCGATGGCCGATTTGACAGAGAGATTCcaactttctttgatgtTGGGAATGATTACCTTGAGAAATATCTTGCAGTTGAACAGCATTGGTCTGGGAATGATTCCAAGTAGTTGGCAAACTTGGAACAAATGGTTTGGTGCATTGTTTGGCCCTAGTATTGTTGTACTAGGAAGTGAGATTCTTGTAGATTGGCTAAAACATTGTTATATCTCCAAATTCAATAGAATCAAACCAAGAGTCTATTACAACTTTATTTATGTGTTGGCGTTGGATTATGTCGAGGTGTTTAGCTCCTCATCTCACAAAACTAGTGGTGAATATGAATTGTCTGACTATACTATTTTGACCAGGAGAATTGGATTACCTCTTTTGGCGACCACCGTTTGCTACTTGCGAATGTCACTTGGAAACTTTGTAACTTTGTTTACAGTGGAAACATCTTCTACCGTATACTCGGTTCTTTCCAGTGTATTGCTTATGTCCGTCACGTTTGTGATTCTCCTTTTGCTTCGCTTAATGCTTGGAATTGCCTTACTTAAAGTTACGAACGCCATTAAGGTGAACCATGAGAACAAACTTGATGAGGTCCATGACTCTATATTGGAGACCTCCGAGTTGATGATCCCCGAACATGTCGATGCCAACAGCACCTTCCCATCTATCCAGTTAAGTCCCACCCCTTCTTTGCTCTTAAGAAGAGAAGGTTTACTTCCAGAGGCTGAGGACTTGAACACAACACCATTATCACCATTATCACCCGTCTCACCTCAATCACCAATTCCGAAGACAGCTGCAGATATCAGCTTCTTACCTGGCCTTCCAAACACTGAGATGTCTACCATCAATCCAGCTACTAGAGAATTCTTGTATGACAACAATGAAAACATTCCTCCCACTCCAGAAGAGAAGAGGAACAAAGATTTCATCGAGAAATTCGAAACCAGCTATGACGAAGGATTAGGCGAAGTTCAGCGATACGAGATGTCCTCCAAGCGTATTTGGTGA
- the FRE7 gene encoding Ferric reductase (COG:P,Q; EggNog:ENOG503P05E), with the protein MPVTYKGLDCLADMSAEEYTHYYTQSQTEIPWASQAYYGYYTIYFGSAVVGVALFKNLYYRSRDHFYSKSQSAGIFTPLVDTLVAYSRFLGYKQTPMKLTYFTSLPPSVGSSLFLMASSLYLFLYCFVPHFWYRGCRGFGSPPLAVRAGVMATALTPFIYILAGKSNFITLVTGISYEKLNYLHQYVGVAALVLSLVHTIPFIYQAIVEGGAANLRHTWNNEAIYRNGVPPLVLLILLCSLSKAGVRKWFYEGFLHLHWMMGIAYFGTLGYHIYGSMATENYMWAALAFWFTQVFYRLFVKTCLKPNALFLRPSEAKLFKLQGSNAYQVNVKNRGIFWKPGQHVYLRFASRVLDNHPFSVCNLPKESENELKFIIIPKRGLTKSLYDKIDSCLSEKVYIDGPYGGCSRNHHTFEKVYLIASGSGVTATMSFLTDLAQKIESGENKVTKEVTFVWVVRKLEDIDWFRTELNKALECDRVNVLIYVCDRSSQKEKYLNEKETFTSESLEAAIETRSNELNVKFGRPNMENLVKSFAPSLGRRNFVCSSGSDSMKFQVSSGVSALQPLIFNKDLYASEVEEIFLHTESFGW; encoded by the coding sequence ATGCCTGTAACCTACAAAGGGCTTGACTGCTTAGCAGACATGCTGGCGGAAGAGTACACACACTACTACACTCAGCTGCAGACGGAAATCCCCTGGGCTTCCCAAGCTTACTACGGCTACTACACGATTTATTTTGGCAGTGCAGTTGTGGGCGTGGCccttttcaagaacttgtacTACAGATCCAGAGACCATTTTTACAGTAAAAGCCAATCGGCCGGGATATTTACACCTTTGGTCGATACGCTTGTGGCATACAGCCGGTTTTTGGGATACAAACAGACGCCGATGAAATTGACCTACTTCACCTCATTACCTCCATCGGTGGGCTCCAGTTTATTTTTAATGGCATCAAGTTTGTATTTATTTCTCTACTGTTTTGTGCCTCATTTTTGGTACAGAGGTTGCAGAGGGTTCGGATCGCCGCCATTGGCGGTTAGGGCCGGAGTCATGGCCACGGCGTTGACTCCATTCATATATATTTTGGCGGGAAAATCCAACTTTATCACGCTTGTGACTGGTATCAGCTACGAAAAATTGAACTATCTCCACCAGTACGTCGGAGTTGCGGCCTTGGTATTGTCTCTTGTGCACACGATCCCGTTTATCTACCAGGCGATAGTTGAAGGTGGAGCAGCAAACTTGAGGCACACTTGGAACAATGAGGCCATTTATAGAAACGGTGTGCCACcattggtgttgttgattctCTTGTGTTCGTTGTCGAAGGCTGGAGTCAGAAAGTGGTTTTACGAAGGGTTCTTACACTTGCACTGGATGATGGGTATTGCTTACTTTGGAACTTTGGGTTACCATATTTATGGCCTGATGGCCACTGAAAACTATATGTGGGCGGCGTTGGCGTTCTGGTTCACCCAGGTGTTTTACCGGTTGTTTGTCAAGACGTGTTTGAAGCCCAACGCCTTGTTTCTCAGACCCTCCGAAGCCAAATTGTTTAAGTTACAAGGGTCCAATGCTTATCAGGTGAATGTTAAGAATAGAGGCATTTTCTGGAAACCTGGCCAGCACGTCTATCTTAGGTTTGCCTCCAGGGTATTGGACAACCACCCGTTCTCGGTGTGCAACTTGCCCAAGGAATCTGAaaacgagttgaagttcattATAATTCCCAAACGAGGCTTAACCAAAAGCCTTTATGACAAGATTGATTCGTGCTTGAGTGAGAAGGTGTACATTGACGGGCCTTACGGAGGTTGTAGTAGAAACCACCACacttttgaaaaagtgTACTTGATTGCTTCCGGTAGTGGTGTAACTGCTACCATGTCGTTTTTGACGGATTTGGCCCAAAAGATCGAATCGGGGGAAAATAAAGTCACTAAGGAAGTCACCTTTGTGTGGGTTGTTCGCAAACTAGAAGACATCGACTGGTTCAGAACCGAGTTGAATAAAGCCCTAGAATGTGACAGAGTCAATGTATTAATCTATGTGTGTGATAGATCTAGTCAAAAGGAAAAATACTTGAACGAAAAAGAGACTTTTACCTCCGAGTCGTTGGAAGCTGCTATTGAAACCAGGAGCAATGAGCTCAATGTGAAGTTTGGACGGCCTAACATGGAAAATCTTGTCAAGTCTTTTGCACCCAGTCTCGGTAGAAGAAACTTTGTATGTTCTTCGGGTAGTGACTCTATGAAGTTCCAAGTTAGCAGTGGTGTTTCAGCCTTACAGCCACTTATATTTAACAAGGACCTTTATGCTtcagaagttgaagagattTTCTTACACACCGAATCTTTTGGCTGGTAA